In one Bacillus sp. PK3_68 genomic region, the following are encoded:
- a CDS encoding AAC(3) family N-acetyltransferase: MTGNHLVQQTESFITTETLQKDLHSLGIKPGSTVMVHSSLRSLGWIAGGEVTVIQALMAAVSNSGTIVMPSQTTHNTDPKYWQNPPVPEEWWPGIRYFMPAYLPDITPTVGMGRIAELFRTFPGVKRSLHPSSSFTAWGKYASFIIDNHSIDFAFGEQSPLARLYDLDASVLFIGTDYSTCTAMHLGEFRADDGRKAFEQGSAMLENGERIWKTYMELEENSEQFNEIGRAFEKEHTMTNGTVAQAACKLIEIRPLIDFTARYLTNLSKQ; encoded by the coding sequence ATGACAGGTAATCATTTAGTTCAACAAACAGAATCATTCATTACTACAGAGACATTGCAAAAAGACCTTCATTCTCTTGGAATAAAACCTGGTTCGACTGTTATGGTACACTCTTCCCTGCGCTCACTCGGGTGGATAGCTGGCGGAGAAGTTACCGTCATTCAAGCATTAATGGCCGCTGTTTCGAATAGCGGGACAATTGTTATGCCTTCGCAGACTACTCATAATACCGATCCAAAATATTGGCAAAATCCGCCTGTACCCGAAGAGTGGTGGCCAGGTATCCGGTATTTTATGCCTGCCTATTTACCAGATATCACTCCTACTGTTGGTATGGGGCGTATCGCGGAATTATTCCGTACGTTTCCCGGTGTAAAACGGAGCCTCCATCCTTCCAGCTCATTTACAGCCTGGGGAAAATATGCTTCCTTCATTATCGATAACCACTCGATTGACTTTGCATTTGGAGAGCAATCGCCGCTTGCAAGGTTATATGATCTTGATGCATCCGTTTTATTTATCGGTACGGATTACAGCACGTGTACAGCTATGCACCTTGGTGAATTTCGGGCAGATGACGGCCGTAAAGCTTTTGAGCAAGGCTCAGCCATGCTAGAAAATGGTGAGCGCATTTGGAAAACTTATATGGAGCTTGAAGAAAACTCTGAACAATTTAATGAAATTGGCCGAGCCTTCGAGAAGGAACACACAATGACAAATGGCACAGTTGCTCAAGCCGCTTGCAAGCTTATCGAAATCCGACCACTCATCGACTTTACGGCTCGTTATCTTACTAACCTTTCAAAGCAATAA
- a CDS encoding DNA topoisomerase III codes for MSKTVVLAEKPSVARDIARVLKCGKKGNGFLEGDQYIVTWALGHLVTHADPEAYGDQYKTWNLADLPLMPDHLKTVVIKKTGKQFQAVKTQLNRKDVKGIVIATDAGREGELVARWIIDKAHVKKPIKRLWISSVTDKAIREGFKKLKDGKEYENLYRSAVARAEADWLVGINATRALTTKFNAQLSCGRVQTPTLAMIAKREEEIKQFKPKSYYGITAIASDIKLTWKEAKSNDTKTFSQDKRDGILKAIRGEKAVITDVKKAAKKSYAPELYDLTELQRDAHKIFGFSAKETLSIMQKLYEQHKLVTYPRTDSRYLSSDMADTLKERVEAVEINPYTKFAVKVKKYGIKPNKSFINDAKVSDHHAIVPTEQTAILGDLSDKERKVYDLIVKRFLAVLLPPFEYEQTTVEAKIGSETFTAKGKVITSLGWKEVYGKEEDDEASLPSVKNGAELEVAALTATQGETNPPARFNEGTLLSAMENPAKYMEEESKQLKQTLSQTGGLGTVATRADIIEKLFNTFLIEKKGKDIFLTSKGKQLLELVPSELQSPALTGEWEQKLEAIAKGKLKPQVFMKEICHYTKAVTNEIKHSDKKFKHDNVTGSQCPDCGKLLLEVNGKKGKMLVCQDRECGYRKNVAKLTNARCPNCHKKLELRGEGKGQIFVCKCGYREKLTTFQERRKKESGSKATKQDVNKYLKKQSKDEPLNTALADALAKLKLK; via the coding sequence ATGAGCAAAACAGTCGTACTAGCTGAGAAGCCGTCTGTTGCCCGCGATATTGCCCGTGTCTTAAAGTGCGGAAAAAAAGGAAACGGCTTTTTGGAAGGAGATCAATACATCGTCACTTGGGCGCTTGGCCACCTGGTCACTCATGCGGACCCTGAGGCATACGGCGATCAATACAAAACATGGAATCTGGCTGACCTGCCATTAATGCCGGATCATCTAAAAACGGTTGTTATTAAGAAGACCGGCAAGCAGTTCCAAGCGGTAAAAACACAGTTGAACCGCAAGGATGTAAAAGGCATTGTGATCGCTACAGATGCAGGGCGAGAAGGGGAGCTTGTTGCTCGCTGGATTATTGATAAAGCCCATGTGAAAAAGCCGATTAAGCGTCTATGGATCTCTTCTGTAACGGATAAAGCAATCCGTGAAGGCTTTAAGAAATTAAAGGATGGCAAGGAGTATGAAAACTTGTATCGGTCTGCTGTAGCACGAGCAGAAGCAGATTGGCTTGTCGGAATTAATGCTACACGGGCATTGACGACAAAGTTTAATGCACAGCTTTCATGCGGACGCGTACAAACACCAACGCTCGCCATGATTGCCAAAAGAGAGGAAGAGATTAAACAATTTAAGCCGAAAAGTTATTATGGAATCACGGCGATTGCTAGCGACATAAAGCTAACATGGAAAGAAGCTAAGTCGAATGATACAAAGACTTTTTCCCAGGACAAGCGTGATGGAATTTTGAAAGCAATTCGTGGAGAAAAAGCGGTAATTACAGACGTGAAAAAAGCAGCAAAAAAGTCTTATGCGCCGGAATTATATGATTTGACGGAGCTGCAGCGTGATGCCCACAAGATTTTTGGCTTTTCAGCAAAAGAAACGTTATCTATCATGCAGAAGCTATATGAGCAGCATAAACTCGTAACGTATCCGCGTACTGACTCTCGCTATTTGTCAAGCGATATGGCTGATACGCTGAAAGAAAGAGTAGAAGCTGTGGAAATCAATCCTTATACAAAGTTTGCGGTCAAAGTAAAGAAATATGGAATTAAACCGAACAAGTCCTTTATTAATGATGCGAAGGTCAGTGATCACCACGCGATTGTTCCAACTGAGCAAACGGCAATTCTTGGTGATTTAAGCGATAAGGAACGGAAAGTTTATGATCTAATTGTTAAACGTTTTTTAGCTGTTTTGCTGCCGCCATTTGAATACGAGCAGACTACAGTAGAAGCGAAAATTGGATCAGAAACGTTTACAGCTAAAGGAAAAGTGATTACTTCTCTTGGCTGGAAAGAGGTATATGGAAAAGAAGAGGATGATGAAGCTTCGCTTCCTTCTGTCAAAAATGGAGCAGAACTTGAGGTAGCAGCGTTAACTGCTACGCAAGGAGAAACGAATCCACCTGCTCGTTTTAATGAGGGTACACTTCTATCCGCAATGGAAAATCCGGCAAAATACATGGAAGAAGAGAGTAAACAGCTGAAACAAACACTCAGTCAAACCGGAGGACTTGGAACAGTAGCGACAAGAGCAGATATTATTGAAAAGCTCTTTAATACGTTTCTGATCGAAAAGAAAGGTAAAGATATCTTTCTTACTTCTAAGGGCAAACAACTGTTGGAGCTCGTACCAAGCGAACTGCAGTCACCGGCTTTGACCGGCGAGTGGGAGCAAAAGCTCGAAGCCATTGCCAAGGGAAAGCTGAAGCCTCAAGTTTTTATGAAAGAAATTTGCCATTATACAAAGGCAGTAACCAATGAAATTAAACATAGCGACAAAAAGTTTAAGCATGACAATGTAACTGGCAGTCAGTGTCCGGATTGCGGCAAATTGTTGCTTGAAGTGAACGGAAAAAAAGGAAAAATGCTTGTCTGTCAGGATCGGGAATGCGGTTACCGTAAGAATGTGGCCAAATTAACGAATGCCCGCTGTCCGAACTGCCATAAAAAACTTGAGCTTCGCGGGGAAGGAAAAGGCCAAATTTTTGTCTGTAAATGCGGTTACAGAGAAAAACTGACGACTTTTCAGGAAAGACGGAAGAAGGAGTCAGGAAGCAAAGCAACGAAGCAAGATGTGAATAAATATTTGAAAAAGCAATCAAAGGATGAACCATTGAACACGGCTTTGGCTGATGCTTTAGCGAAGTTAAAGCTAAAATAA
- a CDS encoding carbon-nitrogen family hydrolase → MILKTAVIQMDIAFGNPQENYRRVENWLQKAADEGCQLAVLPELWTTGYDLTRLDEIADRQAQESIAFLSEQAKKHQMHLIGGSIANQTDDGVENTLLVINKQGELLKQYSKLHLFRLMEEEKFLKAGKEDGLFTLENEKMAAFICYDIRFPEWLRKHVLAGANVLFIPAEWPLARTDHWRTLLIARAIENQSYVVGCNRSGEDPKNKFAGHSLIIDPWGEIIAEAGEGEELLIGEIDLAKVSEIRKRIPVFEDRRPEFYR, encoded by the coding sequence ATGATATTGAAAACTGCTGTCATCCAAATGGATATTGCTTTTGGCAACCCGCAAGAGAATTACAGGCGTGTGGAAAATTGGCTGCAAAAAGCGGCCGATGAAGGCTGTCAATTAGCAGTGCTGCCTGAACTCTGGACAACAGGTTATGATTTAACACGGCTTGACGAAATTGCAGATAGACAGGCGCAAGAATCCATTGCTTTTTTATCGGAGCAAGCTAAGAAACATCAAATGCACTTGATTGGCGGCTCGATAGCTAACCAAACAGACGATGGTGTAGAAAACACGTTGCTTGTAATAAACAAGCAAGGAGAATTATTAAAACAATATAGCAAGCTGCATTTATTCCGTCTCATGGAAGAAGAAAAGTTTTTGAAGGCAGGAAAAGAAGATGGCTTATTTACACTTGAAAATGAGAAAATGGCTGCATTCATTTGCTACGACATTCGCTTTCCAGAATGGTTAAGAAAGCACGTACTTGCAGGGGCAAATGTGTTGTTTATCCCAGCAGAATGGCCTCTTGCCCGCACAGACCATTGGCGCACATTGCTCATCGCCAGGGCAATTGAAAACCAAAGCTATGTTGTTGGCTGTAACCGAAGCGGTGAAGATCCTAAAAACAAATTCGCCGGACATTCCCTTATCATTGATCCATGGGGAGAGATTATTGCTGAAGCGGGTGAGGGAGAAGAGCTGCTCATTGGAGAAATTGATCTTGCAAAAGTGTCAGAAATAAGAAAACGGATTCCTGTTTTTGAAGATCGTCGGCCAGAGTTTTATCGTTAA
- a CDS encoding pyridoxal phosphate-dependent aminotransferase: MKTFETANRLQALPEQFFAKLGQKIKDASTGGREIINLAQGSPDQPVFSHIKTVLKTAVDDPANDKYPPFKGFDHVKEACAEFYQKEYGVEIDPAREVALIIGGKAGLVELPQCLLNPGDVALVPDPGYPDYWSGIALAGAEMYMMPLREENGFLPRYEDVPEEILKKTKLLFINYPNNPTGAMADAAFFEETIQFANQHGICIVHDFAYGAIGFDGKRPVSYLEIDGAKEIGIEIYTMSKTYNMAGWRVGFAVGNPSVIAAIDLIQDHLHCSLYGGIQEAAAAALLGPQDEVHKQQAMYEKRRDLLINSLNEIGWEVTAPEGSFFAWLKVPEGYTSEGFSDLLLEEAGVAFAPGIGFGERGEGYVRAGLVASEEKIKEAVRRISQLSIFKNQVDNRL, encoded by the coding sequence ATGAAGACTTTTGAAACAGCTAATCGGCTTCAGGCTCTGCCGGAGCAATTCTTCGCTAAATTGGGCCAAAAGATCAAAGACGCCTCTACTGGCGGGCGTGAAATTATAAATTTAGCACAGGGAAGCCCAGATCAACCGGTGTTTAGCCATATAAAGACTGTGTTGAAAACAGCTGTGGACGATCCTGCCAACGATAAATATCCACCTTTTAAAGGGTTTGATCATGTAAAAGAGGCCTGTGCCGAGTTTTATCAGAAAGAGTATGGGGTAGAAATAGACCCTGCCAGGGAAGTAGCCCTTATTATCGGCGGCAAGGCAGGGCTTGTTGAGCTTCCACAATGTTTGTTAAACCCAGGTGATGTAGCGCTTGTACCCGATCCAGGCTACCCGGATTACTGGTCAGGCATTGCTCTTGCCGGCGCAGAAATGTATATGATGCCGCTAAGAGAAGAGAATGGTTTTCTTCCCCGGTATGAAGATGTTCCTGAAGAGATATTGAAAAAGACAAAGCTGCTGTTCATCAATTATCCCAATAATCCAACGGGGGCTATGGCGGACGCCGCTTTTTTTGAGGAGACTATTCAGTTTGCTAATCAGCATGGGATTTGTATCGTTCATGATTTCGCTTATGGAGCGATCGGTTTTGATGGGAAAAGGCCGGTTAGCTACCTTGAAATTGATGGGGCAAAAGAGATCGGCATCGAAATCTACACAATGTCAAAAACATACAATATGGCAGGCTGGAGAGTTGGGTTTGCTGTTGGCAACCCGAGCGTGATCGCCGCTATAGATTTAATTCAAGATCATTTACACTGCAGTTTGTACGGCGGCATTCAGGAGGCTGCGGCCGCGGCTTTACTCGGGCCGCAAGATGAGGTGCATAAACAACAAGCCATGTATGAAAAGCGCCGCGACTTGCTCATTAATAGCTTGAATGAAATTGGTTGGGAAGTGACGGCACCGGAAGGGTCATTTTTTGCATGGTTAAAGGTGCCAGAAGGCTATACCTCTGAAGGATTCAGTGACCTTTTACTTGAAGAAGCAGGCGTCGCGTTTGCACCGGGAATTGGCTTCGGCGAACGCGGGGAAGGGTATGTCCGCGCTGGATTGGTAGCTTCAGAAGAAAAGATCAAAGAAGCCGTGCGTCGCATTTCGCAACTTTCTATTTTTAAAAATCAGGTTGACAATCGATTATAA